The region TCGCCCTCGCCGCGGATCTTCTCGGCTTCGCGGTACGCTTCGGCCAGGATCACCGTGCGCTGCTTGTCGGCGTCGGCGCGGATTTTCTCGGAGTCGGCCGAACCGGTCGAACGCAGCTCGTTGGCCACGCGCACGCGCTCGGACTTCATGCGCTCGTACACGGAGTTGTTGATCTGCTCGACGTAATCGACGCGTTTCAGGCGCACGTCGACGATGCCCACGCCGATGGCCTCGGCCTCGGCCGCCACCTTGGCCTTGATCGCCTGCATCACCTTGCCACGCTCGCCCGAGATCACTTCGCGCACCGTGCGCTTGGTGATTTCATCATTCAGCGCGGCCTTGACGATTTGCGACATGCGGTTGCGGGCGCGGCTTTCATCACCGCCAAAGCTGCGGAAATAGGTCTTCGGATTGACGATGCGCCACTTCACATACGCGTCGACGAGAATATTCTTCTTCTCGGCCGTGATGAAGCGCTCCGGCTCCGGCGTGTCGAGCGTCAGGATGCGCTTGTCCAGGTAGATCACGTTCTGGAACGGCGGCGGCAGCTTGAAGTACAAGCCTGGTTTGCTGATCTCGTCCTTGACTTCACCCAGGGCGAAGACGATGGCGTATTTACGCTGATCGACGACAAACACGGTCGAGGAAAGGAGCATGATCGCGATAAAGCCCGCGATCAGGGCGGCGACGATACGGTTCATTAGCGGCTCTCCCGTTCACGCGAAGAGCGGCTGTCGCGACGCGAATTGACTTCTACTGTCTGCATGGCTTCCTGTGGCATTACGGTATTGGCTGCGGGTGCGGCCGCTGTGGCGCGCGCTGCCGCGGCCGAGGCGTCCGACGCCGCCTGCTGGGCGATCAACTTGTCGAGCGGCAGATACAGCAGATTGCTGCCCGTCTTGGCGTCAACCATGACCTTGCTGGCACTGCTGAACACTTGCTGCATCGTTTCCAGGTACATGCGGTCGCGCGTAACGGCC is a window of Janthinobacterium rivuli DNA encoding:
- the hflC gene encoding protease modulator HflC, with amino-acid sequence MNRIVAALIAGFIAIMLLSSTVFVVDQRKYAIVFALGEVKDEISKPGLYFKLPPPFQNVIYLDKRILTLDTPEPERFITAEKKNILVDAYVKWRIVNPKTYFRSFGGDESRARNRMSQIVKAALNDEITKRTVREVISGERGKVMQAIKAKVAAEAEAIGVGIVDVRLKRVDYVEQINNSVYERMKSERVRVANELRSTGSADSEKIRADADKQRTVILAEAYREAEKIRGEGDAKASQVYAEAFGRNPEFYKFYRSLEAYRATFKDKGDVMVVDPSSEFFKYLKGNGTAVPSKK